In Arachis stenosperma cultivar V10309 chromosome 1, arast.V10309.gnm1.PFL2, whole genome shotgun sequence, one DNA window encodes the following:
- the LOC130935591 gene encoding uncharacterized protein LOC130935591 gives MSNPRNFLILCTIGTTIFEKVLCDLRSSINLMSLSVMKKLGIKEVQPTKISLEMVDKSLKWAYGLVENILVKVEDLYLPADFVILDTEKEKNDSIILKRPFLATGKALIDVERGELILRLWEDHIMFKIPNPHSLSDKGGTTIQQLVFQPSPLSRKPYRTL, from the coding sequence ATGTCAAATCCCAGAAACTTCCTGATTCTCTGCACTATAGGGACCACTATATTTGAGAAGGTACTATGCGACCTTAGATCAAGCATAAATTTGATGTCGCTCTCTGTCATGAAAAAACTGGGGATTAAAGAGGTGCAACCCACAAAGATATCACTGGAGATGGTAGATAAGTCCCTAAAATGGGCATATGGATTGGTGGAGAACATCCttgtaaaggttgaagacctttaCCTCCCCGCAGACTTCGTGATACTAGACactgaaaaggagaagaacgaCTCCATCATCCTAAAAAGGCCCTTCTTAGCTACTGGAAAGGCCTTAATTGATGTTGAGAGAGGAGAGCTAATTCTGAGGTTATGGGAGGACCATATAATGTTTAAGATACCTAACCCTCACTCTCTCTCTGATAAAGGAGGTACTACAATACAACAATTAGTGTTTCAACCTTCCCCTCTTAGTAGAAAGCCATACAGAACCCTCTGA
- the LOC130935582 gene encoding uncharacterized protein LOC130935582 translates to MNLRKGARQDRHVLGIDETGSGKTAAFALPILHHLSEHPFVVVGGMDMLQQTKELAARPHVIIATLGRIKALLKNPDIPLVFARTKVNRPVLVENTCLCFNALKGLPSWGLHNLAESIDNAGLHDLFQKFRNILSSFANCFGTSNWFRGSVDSDTAEKPREQGNRIEDNIEDDNEDYAVY, encoded by the exons ATGAACCTCCGTAAAGGAGCT CGGCAAGACCGCCACGTGCTCGGCATCGATGAAACTGGCAGCGGCAAGACCGCTGCTTTCGCCCTCCCGATCCTCCACCACCTGTCGGAGCACCCGTTTG TGGTTGTCGGCGGCATGGACATGCTTCAGCAAACCAAGGAGCTTGCTGCCAGGCCCCACGTCATTATTGCCACACTGGGGAGGATCAAGGCCTTGCTCAAGAATCCTGATATTCCTCTAGTTTTTGCTAGAACTAAG GTTAATAGACCTGTGTTGGTTGAAAACACTTGCCTTTGTTTCAATGCCTTGAAAGGTCTTCCAAGTTG gGGCTTACAT AACTTGGCTGAATCTATAGATAATGCGGGATTACATGATTTATTTCAAAAGTTTAGAAATATCTTGTCAAGCTTTGCGAATTGCTTTGGTACTTCAAATTGGTTTAGAGGGAGTGTTGATAGTGATACTGCTGAGAAGCCACGGGAACAAGGTAATAGAATTGAG GATAATATTGAGGATGATAATGAAGATTATGCTgtttattga